A window of Orenia marismortui DSM 5156 contains these coding sequences:
- a CDS encoding DUF1722 domain-containing protein, with translation MNKFVKPKLVISKCLAYDCSNCNKHNDTFFEKLEDYLEIITICPEADLNLTELKEILIKKNNLYNQNKLIEEIKVLNEDLVDLLSEIDGFILKGELSSCNSMNCKFYKSYGDLYLGKEIGLFIKAISLLNSKSIIESHSRIDDISIREEFLRKIFLWARFRRVQKSSSLDSLLNFHQGNKLLIFAYGSKYIEELNDLISTSSRDSLARVLRKYELKLYQALSSEINVANSISILLNCFRFFSKYLLPTEKDIFLKSLEEYQLNQAPLSILQYMISSWINNYQVSHLKKQRFFNPYPRELMEVKSSELMLQI, from the coding sequence GTGAATAAATTTGTAAAGCCCAAATTAGTTATTAGTAAATGTTTAGCTTATGATTGTAGTAATTGCAATAAACATAATGATACTTTTTTTGAAAAATTAGAAGACTATCTTGAAATCATTACTATCTGCCCTGAAGCAGATCTTAATTTGACTGAATTAAAAGAGATATTGATAAAGAAGAATAATTTATACAATCAAAATAAACTGATAGAAGAAATAAAAGTACTTAATGAAGATTTAGTTGATCTTCTGTCAGAAATAGATGGATTTATATTAAAAGGTGAGCTATCTTCTTGTAATAGTATGAACTGTAAATTTTATAAGTCCTATGGTGATCTTTATCTTGGTAAAGAGATAGGACTATTTATTAAAGCAATAAGCTTACTAAACTCTAAGTCAATAATAGAAAGTCATAGTAGAATTGATGATATTAGTATTAGAGAAGAATTTTTGAGAAAGATATTTTTATGGGCTAGATTTCGTAGAGTTCAAAAATCTAGTTCTTTAGATAGTTTACTTAATTTTCATCAAGGGAACAAATTACTTATATTTGCTTATGGTAGTAAATATATAGAAGAACTAAATGATTTAATATCAACTTCCTCAAGGGATAGTTTAGCAAGGGTGTTAAGAAAATATGAATTAAAACTATATCAAGCCTTATCATCAGAGATTAATGTTGCCAATAGTATAAGTATTTTATTAAATTGCTTTAGATTCTTTTCCAAATATTTATTGCCAACAGAAAAGGATATCTTTTTAAAATCTTTAGAGGAATATCAGCTAAATCAAGCACCTTTAAGTATACTTCAATATATGATAAGTTCTTGGATTAATAACTATCAGGTTAGTCATTTAAAGAAACAGCGATTTTTTAATCCTTATCCCAGAGAATTAATGGAAGTTAAGAGTTCAGAGCTAATGCTCCAAATATAG